The Variovorax paradoxus genome window below encodes:
- a CDS encoding ABC transporter ATP-binding protein: MSKLELRNLSKRYGATPVVDAVSLQLQRGELVTLLGPSGCGKTTTLRMIAGFIEPSDGTIVVDGAEISSPARSVSPEHRGMSMIFQSYAIWPNMTVAQNVGFGLRVRKTADAEIARRVAEMLDVVKLGALAQRYPAELSGGQQQRVALARAMIVRPEVLLLDEPLSNLDANLREEMATEIRRLHDQFHFTTVYVTHDQAEAMAISDRIAVLHQGRLEQIDTPWNLYNRPRTPFVAGFIGKTNLVEGELDGDRLRLDGLAAGFALPGGAAGGARLLASIRPQSLYLDAAPAGAVALGDVSVVGRTYLGEYWNYLVRPSGGGASLKVHAAPSTVLEIGQRSTIYVDPGAVAAIQ, from the coding sequence ATGTCCAAACTCGAACTCAGGAACCTCAGCAAGCGCTACGGCGCGACGCCGGTGGTCGATGCGGTCTCGCTGCAGCTGCAGCGCGGCGAACTGGTCACGCTGCTGGGCCCCTCGGGCTGCGGCAAGACCACCACGCTGCGCATGATCGCGGGCTTCATCGAGCCGTCGGACGGCACGATCGTGGTCGACGGTGCCGAGATCTCGTCGCCCGCGCGCTCGGTGTCGCCCGAGCACCGCGGCATGTCGATGATCTTCCAGAGCTATGCGATCTGGCCGAACATGACGGTGGCGCAGAACGTGGGTTTCGGCCTGCGGGTGCGCAAGACAGCCGATGCGGAGATCGCGCGGCGCGTGGCGGAGATGCTCGACGTGGTCAAGCTCGGCGCCCTCGCGCAGCGTTATCCGGCCGAGCTCTCGGGTGGACAGCAGCAGCGCGTGGCGCTGGCGCGCGCGATGATCGTGCGGCCCGAAGTGCTGCTGCTCGACGAGCCGCTGTCCAATCTCGACGCCAATCTGCGCGAAGAGATGGCCACGGAGATCCGCCGGCTGCACGACCAGTTCCACTTCACCACGGTCTACGTGACACACGACCAGGCCGAGGCGATGGCGATCTCCGACCGCATCGCGGTGCTGCACCAGGGCCGGCTCGAGCAGATCGACACCCCGTGGAACCTCTACAACCGCCCGCGAACGCCCTTCGTCGCGGGTTTCATCGGCAAGACCAACCTGGTCGAGGGCGAACTCGACGGCGACCGCCTGCGGCTCGACGGGCTGGCGGCGGGCTTCGCGCTGCCCGGGGGCGCGGCCGGCGGCGCCCGCCTGCTGGCCTCGATCCGGCCCCAGTCGCTGTACCTCGATGCCGCGCCCGCGGGCGCGGTGGCGCTGGGCGACGTCTCGGTCGTCGGACGCACCTACCTCGGTGAGTACTGGAACTACCTGGTGCGACCCAGCGGAGGCGGGGCGTCGCTCAAGGTGCACGCAGCGCCGTCCACGGTGCTCGAGATCGGCCAGCGCTCGACGATCTATGTCGACCCCGGCGCCGTGGCCGCCATCCAGTGA
- a CDS encoding PAS domain S-box protein, protein MPDPAAEWLSIANLSDTDHRQMIDAVTDYAIFFLDPDGMVLSWNAGARLVCGYEDAEILGHHVSTLYPAEAQQRDGPRQELAQARETGHFEDEGWRVRKDGSRFWASVVITRLTGPDGGVRGFSKITRDLSERRQQDELLRASEERFRLLVEGVKDYAIFMLDPAGHVISWNAGAQKNKGYAAAEIIGRHFSTFYPPDVAASGWPAQELRNALRDGRFEDEGWRVRKDGSRFWASVVITALYDAAGHHKGFAKVTRDLSERRRITALEDEGRRMATFLAMLGHELRNPLAPISNALELLKREKIESRIFNSTRDIIDRQLRQMTRLIDDLLDVGRITSGKIHLEAKPVRLRDVIHDAVETVRPLVALKSQQLDLQVDGADPWVTGDRARLVQVVSNLVHNAAKFTDSGGRIELRLGAGPAAPGVAGASAIEAEIAVRDTGPGIAPQDIHRIFDLFVQGEQDAARSKGGLGLGLSLVQQLVALHGGRVSVFSSGRAGEGSEFIVNLAAVAEPLAGEGASGRAPGERLVLVVDDNQDAAETMALLMDALGYASAVVHDGFAAIEAVKTGRPDVVLLDIGLPGIDGHEVARRLRAELVDPPALIAVTGYGQPSDRDTSFETGFLGHLTKPVDVDRLARMLERLFQDQQAGAAAG, encoded by the coding sequence ATGCCAGATCCCGCCGCCGAGTGGCTGTCCATCGCCAACCTGTCGGACACCGATCACCGGCAGATGATCGATGCCGTCACCGACTACGCGATCTTCTTCCTCGATCCCGACGGCATGGTGCTGAGCTGGAATGCCGGCGCGCGGCTCGTGTGTGGCTACGAAGACGCCGAGATCCTCGGCCACCATGTGTCGACGCTCTATCCGGCCGAGGCGCAGCAGCGCGACGGCCCGCGCCAGGAGCTCGCGCAGGCGCGCGAAACCGGCCATTTCGAGGACGAGGGCTGGCGCGTGCGCAAGGACGGCAGCCGCTTCTGGGCCAGCGTGGTCATCACGCGGCTTACCGGGCCCGACGGCGGCGTGCGCGGCTTCTCCAAGATCACGCGCGACCTCAGCGAGCGGCGCCAGCAGGACGAGCTGCTGCGCGCGAGCGAGGAGCGCTTCCGGTTGCTGGTCGAGGGCGTGAAGGACTATGCGATCTTCATGCTCGACCCCGCGGGCCACGTGATCAGCTGGAACGCGGGCGCGCAGAAGAACAAGGGCTACGCGGCGGCCGAGATCATCGGCCGGCACTTCTCGACCTTCTATCCGCCCGACGTGGCCGCCAGCGGCTGGCCCGCGCAGGAGCTGCGCAATGCGCTGCGCGACGGCCGCTTCGAGGACGAGGGCTGGCGCGTGCGCAAGGACGGCAGCCGCTTCTGGGCCAGCGTGGTCATCACGGCGCTGTACGACGCGGCGGGTCACCACAAGGGCTTCGCCAAGGTCACGCGCGACCTCAGCGAGCGCCGGCGCATCACCGCGCTGGAGGACGAGGGGCGGCGCATGGCCACCTTCCTCGCGATGCTCGGGCACGAGCTGCGCAATCCGCTCGCACCGATCTCGAATGCGCTCGAGCTGCTCAAGCGCGAGAAGATCGAGTCGCGCATCTTCAACAGCACGCGCGACATCATCGACCGGCAGCTGCGGCAGATGACCCGGCTGATCGACGACCTGCTCGACGTGGGCCGCATCACCAGCGGCAAGATCCACCTCGAGGCCAAGCCCGTGCGGCTGCGCGACGTGATCCACGACGCGGTCGAGACGGTGCGCCCGCTGGTGGCGCTGAAGTCGCAGCAACTCGACCTTCAGGTCGACGGCGCCGACCCCTGGGTCACCGGCGACCGCGCGCGGCTGGTGCAGGTGGTCAGCAACCTCGTGCACAACGCCGCCAAGTTCACCGACAGCGGCGGGCGCATCGAGCTGCGGCTCGGCGCCGGCCCCGCCGCGCCCGGCGTCGCGGGCGCCAGTGCGATCGAGGCCGAGATCGCGGTGCGCGACACCGGCCCGGGCATCGCGCCGCAGGACATCCACCGCATCTTCGACCTGTTCGTGCAGGGCGAGCAGGATGCCGCGCGTTCCAAGGGCGGGCTCGGCCTCGGGCTGAGCCTGGTGCAGCAGCTGGTGGCGCTGCATGGCGGCCGGGTCAGCGTGTTCAGCAGCGGACGCGCGGGCGAGGGCAGCGAATTCATCGTCAACCTCGCGGCCGTGGCCGAGCCGCTCGCGGGCGAGGGCGCCTCGGGCCGGGCGCCCGGCGAACGGCTGGTGCTGGTGGTCGACGACAACCAGGACGCCGCCGAGACCATGGCGCTGCTGATGGACGCGCTGGGCTACGCCAGCGCGGTCGTGCACGACGGCTTCGCGGCCATCGAGGCGGTCAAGACCGGCCGGCCCGACGTCGTGCTGCTCGACATCGGCCTGCCCGGCATCGATGGCCACGAGGTCGCGCGCCGGCTGCGCGCCGAGCTGGTCGACCCGCCCGCGCTGATCGCCGTGACCGGCTACGGCCAGCCCAGCGACCGCGACACCAGCTTCGAGACCGGCTTCCTCGGCCACCTGACCAAGCCGGTGGACGTGGACCGGCTGGCGCGGATGCTGGAGCGGCTGTTCCAGGACCAGCAAGCCGGCGCTGCGGCGGGTTGA
- a CDS encoding YnfA family protein has translation MDLLKTFALFVATALAEIVGCYLPYLWLRQGHSAWLLLPAALSLALFAWLLTLHPTAAGRVYAAYGGVYIGVAVLWLWAVDKVQPSVTDWVGVGVSLLGMFIVMAGPRLAR, from the coding sequence ATGGACCTGCTCAAGACCTTCGCCCTCTTCGTCGCCACCGCGCTGGCCGAGATCGTGGGCTGCTACCTGCCCTACCTCTGGTTGCGCCAGGGCCATTCGGCCTGGCTGCTGCTGCCCGCGGCGCTCTCGCTGGCGCTGTTCGCCTGGCTGCTGACCCTGCATCCGACCGCGGCGGGCCGGGTGTACGCGGCCTACGGCGGGGTCTACATCGGCGTGGCGGTGCTGTGGCTCTGGGCGGTCGACAAGGTGCAGCCGAGCGTGACCGACTGGGTGGGCGTGGGGGTCAGCCTGCTCGGCATGTTCATCGTCATGGCCGGGCCGCGGCTGGCGCGCTGA
- the kdsA gene encoding 3-deoxy-8-phosphooctulonate synthase, giving the protein MKNVIIPPGIGVRNDGPFVLFGGVNVLESKDLALRSAEEFVRVTGKLGIPYVFKGSFDKANRSSIHSYRGPGLDEGLRILQEVKSAFGVPVLTDVHEPAQAAPVAEVVDVLQLPAFLARQTDLVVALAKTGRVINIKKPQFLSPSQMFNIVEKFREAGNEQIILCDRGTCFGYDNLVVDMLGFGVMKKTTGDLPVIFDVTHALQQREAGAAASGGRREQLVDLARAGMALGLAGLFIEAHPDPAQAKCDGPSALPLHQLEPLMTQLKALDDLVKSFPVLKI; this is encoded by the coding sequence ATGAAAAACGTGATCATCCCCCCCGGCATCGGCGTGCGCAACGACGGCCCCTTCGTGCTGTTCGGCGGCGTCAACGTGCTCGAGTCGAAGGACCTGGCACTGCGCAGCGCCGAGGAGTTCGTGCGCGTCACCGGCAAGCTCGGCATTCCCTACGTGTTCAAGGGCAGCTTCGACAAGGCCAACCGCTCGTCGATCCACTCGTACCGCGGCCCCGGCCTCGACGAAGGCCTGCGCATCCTGCAGGAGGTGAAGTCGGCCTTCGGCGTGCCGGTGCTGACCGACGTCCACGAGCCGGCCCAGGCCGCGCCGGTGGCCGAGGTGGTCGACGTGCTGCAGCTGCCCGCCTTCCTCGCGCGCCAGACCGACCTGGTGGTGGCGCTCGCCAAGACCGGCCGCGTCATCAACATCAAGAAGCCGCAGTTCCTGAGCCCGAGCCAGATGTTCAACATCGTCGAGAAGTTCAGGGAAGCAGGCAACGAGCAGATCATCCTGTGCGACCGCGGCACCTGCTTCGGCTACGACAACCTCGTGGTCGACATGCTGGGCTTCGGCGTGATGAAGAAGACCACGGGCGACCTGCCGGTGATCTTCGACGTGACCCATGCGCTGCAGCAGCGCGAGGCCGGCGCCGCCGCCTCGGGCGGCCGTCGCGAGCAACTGGTGGACCTGGCGCGCGCCGGCATGGCGCTGGGCCTCGCGGGCCTGTTCATCGAGGCGCATCCCGATCCGGCCCAGGCCAAGTGCGACGGACCGAGCGCGCTGCCGCTGCATCAGCTCGAACCCTTGATGACCCAGCTCAAGGCGCTCGACGACCTGGTGAAGTCGTTCCCCGTCCTGAAGATCTAG
- a CDS encoding CoA transferase gives MPHSIDSDLPLTGCRVLDLTIARAGPVAVRLLADWGADVVRIDPPDRKPTLGPRRGSDEQNLHRNKRSLSVNLKTPEGMRVLRQLVERSDVVVENFRASVKERLGLSYEALRAINPRIILASISGFGQTGPYAGRPGLDQIVQGMSGLSSVTGEPGRGPYRTGIAISDTTSGMFLGQGILLALLHRQRTGRGQWVHTSLLEAMLNKLDFQGARYTVEGEVPRQEGNSHPTLVPMGTFDARDGKVNICGPGAAMWARLCEVLGAPHLAQDERYKDQPSRLAHRRELEEAIGAITRGFGVRELVERLNDAGVPCGPVYDIGQAFEDAQARHLRMTRPAPHAALGTLELLRSPINLSDCPHAEAFHRAAPDAGEHTDEVLRELGYGDESVASLRKEGVVA, from the coding sequence ATGCCCCATTCCATCGATTCCGACCTGCCGCTCACGGGCTGCCGCGTGCTCGACCTCACCATCGCGCGCGCGGGCCCGGTCGCGGTGCGCCTGCTGGCCGACTGGGGCGCCGACGTGGTGCGCATCGACCCGCCCGACCGCAAGCCCACGCTCGGGCCGCGCCGCGGCTCCGACGAACAGAACCTGCACCGCAACAAGCGCAGCCTGAGCGTCAACCTCAAGACCCCCGAAGGCATGCGCGTGCTGCGCCAGCTCGTCGAGCGCAGCGACGTGGTGGTCGAGAATTTCCGCGCCTCGGTCAAGGAGCGCCTGGGCCTGAGCTACGAGGCGTTGCGCGCGATCAATCCGCGGATCATCCTGGCCAGCATCTCGGGTTTCGGCCAGACCGGCCCGTACGCGGGACGCCCGGGCCTCGACCAGATCGTGCAGGGCATGAGCGGGCTGAGTTCGGTCACGGGAGAACCCGGGCGCGGTCCCTACCGCACCGGCATCGCGATCTCCGACACCACCTCGGGCATGTTCCTGGGTCAGGGCATCCTGCTGGCCCTGCTGCACCGCCAACGCACAGGCCGCGGCCAGTGGGTGCATACCTCGCTGCTGGAGGCCATGCTCAACAAGCTCGACTTCCAGGGCGCGCGCTACACGGTCGAGGGGGAGGTGCCGCGGCAGGAGGGCAATTCGCATCCCACGCTGGTGCCGATGGGCACGTTCGATGCCCGCGACGGAAAGGTCAACATCTGCGGGCCTGGCGCCGCGATGTGGGCCCGGCTGTGCGAGGTGCTCGGCGCCCCGCATCTGGCGCAGGACGAGCGCTACAAGGACCAGCCCTCGCGTCTCGCGCACCGGCGCGAGCTCGAAGAGGCCATCGGCGCCATCACGCGCGGCTTCGGCGTGCGCGAACTGGTGGAGCGGCTGAACGATGCGGGCGTGCCCTGCGGCCCCGTCTACGACATCGGCCAGGCCTTCGAGGATGCGCAGGCCCGGCACCTGCGCATGACGCGTCCGGCGCCCCATGCGGCGCTGGGTACGCTGGAACTGCTGCGCTCGCCGATCAACCTGTCGGACTGCCCGCACGCCGAGGCCTTCCATCGCGCGGCGCCCGATGCGGGCGAGCACACCGATGAAGTGCTGCGCGAGCTCGGCTACGGCGACGAGTCCGTCGCGTCGCTGCGCAAGGAAGGGGTGGTGGCATGA
- a CDS encoding enoyl-CoA hydratase/isomerase family protein, whose translation MKAQDRVLQSLGTGRILGEVREGIGWITFNHPERRNAMSLDMWQGLGAVAEAFERDPGVRVVVMKGAGGKAFVSGADISEFEQHRADAAQKKSYDEVAARGHAGLGALSKPLVAMIQGYCVGGGLAIALAADIRIAASSSRFAIPAARLGLGYDYRGVAALARLVGPSAAKDILFSARFLEAPEALRLGLVNTVVEDVALDEAVSAYAQRIAANAPLTVHAAKKAIQAFEGYSDSAAADEIASLVLQCFDSEDYREGRRAFLAKRPPNFQGR comes from the coding sequence ATGAAGGCGCAAGACCGAGTCCTGCAGTCGCTGGGCACGGGCCGCATCCTCGGCGAAGTGCGCGAGGGCATCGGCTGGATCACCTTCAACCATCCCGAGCGCCGCAACGCGATGTCGCTGGACATGTGGCAGGGACTGGGCGCGGTGGCGGAGGCCTTCGAGCGCGATCCGGGCGTGCGGGTGGTCGTGATGAAGGGCGCGGGCGGCAAGGCCTTCGTCTCGGGCGCCGACATCTCCGAGTTCGAGCAGCACCGCGCCGACGCGGCGCAGAAGAAGAGCTACGACGAGGTCGCCGCTCGCGGCCATGCCGGCCTGGGCGCGTTGAGCAAGCCGCTGGTCGCGATGATCCAGGGCTACTGCGTGGGCGGCGGCCTGGCCATCGCGCTGGCTGCCGACATCCGGATCGCGGCGTCGTCCTCGCGCTTCGCCATTCCGGCCGCCAGGCTCGGCCTGGGCTACGACTACCGTGGCGTGGCCGCGCTGGCGCGGCTGGTCGGGCCGTCGGCCGCGAAGGACATCCTCTTCAGCGCGCGCTTCCTCGAAGCCCCCGAGGCCTTGCGGCTCGGTCTGGTCAACACGGTGGTCGAGGATGTCGCGCTCGATGAAGCCGTGAGCGCCTATGCGCAGAGGATCGCCGCGAATGCGCCGCTCACGGTGCACGCCGCCAAGAAAGCCATCCAGGCGTTCGAAGGCTATTCGGACAGCGCCGCGGCCGACGAGATCGCGTCGCTCGTGCTGCAATGCTTCGACAGCGAAGACTATCGGGAGGGCCGCCGCGCCTTCCTCGCCAAACGTCCTCCCAATTTCCAAGGCCGATGA
- a CDS encoding 3-deoxy-7-phosphoheptulonate synthase gives MGSRDSTLETTRIDDVRIGAVRPLMTPALLQERVPVRDNTLALVEGARAAIADVLHGRDDRLVVVVGPCSIHDHDQAIEYAQRLKKVADSLQDDLLIVMRAYFEKPRTTVGWKGYINDPHLDGSFAINEGLERARRLLLELTTLGLPTGTEFLDLLSPQFIADLIAWGAIGARTTESQSHRQLASGLSCPVGFKNGTDGSVKVAAGAILAARAPHAFMGMTKMGMAAIFETRGNDDCHVILRGGKAPNYSAADVESSCQALLANGLRPQVMIDVSHGNSSKQHQRQIVVAEDVAAQIAGGERRITGLMIESHLEEGRQDLQPGVALKRGVSITDACIGFAQTVPVLEGLASAVKARRRLAKG, from the coding sequence ATCGGCTCCCGCGACAGCACGCTCGAGACCACCCGCATCGACGACGTGCGCATCGGCGCCGTGCGCCCGCTCATGACCCCCGCACTGCTGCAGGAGCGCGTGCCCGTGCGCGACAACACCCTGGCGCTGGTCGAGGGCGCCCGCGCCGCGATCGCCGACGTGCTGCACGGCCGCGACGACCGGCTGGTGGTGGTGGTCGGCCCGTGCTCGATCCACGACCACGACCAGGCCATCGAGTACGCGCAGCGCCTGAAGAAGGTGGCCGATTCGCTGCAGGACGACCTGCTGATCGTGATGCGCGCCTACTTCGAGAAGCCGCGCACCACGGTGGGCTGGAAGGGCTACATCAACGACCCGCACCTCGACGGCAGCTTCGCCATCAACGAAGGCCTGGAGCGCGCGCGGCGCCTGCTGCTCGAGCTCACCACGCTGGGCCTTCCGACCGGCACCGAGTTCCTCGACCTCCTGAGCCCGCAGTTCATCGCCGACCTGATCGCCTGGGGCGCCATCGGCGCGCGCACCACCGAGAGCCAGAGCCACCGGCAGCTGGCCTCGGGCCTGAGCTGCCCGGTCGGCTTCAAGAACGGCACCGACGGCAGCGTCAAGGTCGCGGCCGGCGCCATCCTCGCGGCCCGCGCGCCGCATGCCTTCATGGGCATGACCAAGATGGGCATGGCGGCGATCTTCGAGACCCGCGGCAACGACGACTGCCACGTGATCCTGCGCGGCGGCAAGGCGCCCAACTATTCGGCCGCCGACGTCGAGTCCAGCTGCCAGGCGCTGCTGGCCAACGGCCTGAGGCCGCAGGTCATGATCGACGTCTCGCACGGCAACAGCAGCAAGCAGCACCAGCGGCAGATCGTGGTGGCCGAGGACGTCGCGGCGCAGATCGCGGGTGGCGAGCGGCGCATCACCGGCCTCATGATCGAGAGCCATCTCGAGGAAGGGCGGCAGGACCTCCAGCCCGGCGTGGCGCTCAAGCGCGGCGTGTCGATCACCGATGCCTGCATCGGGTTCGCGCAGACGGTGCCGGTGCTCGAGGGGCTGGCGTCTGCGGTGAAGGCGCGGCGGCGGTTGGCGAAGGGCTGA
- a CDS encoding enoyl-CoA hydratase/isomerase family protein, with product MNAITEPTDSSDLPELRIEGAVATIRLRRPAQANRLSADDLERLAALIAEVDARPEVLVLLLRGSGKYFCSGYDIGSIGAERKVDFEGVVDALEMARAVTVAVLHGGVYGGATDLALACDFRVGATGIDMFMPAARLGLHYYRSGLERYVSRLGLDNAKLLFLTARRIDAVEMKRIGYLTQLVEPDRLEEEISALVRDCASMAPIALTGMKHHLNRIARGTLDPQALDASIRRAYLSEDLREGQSAWAQKRAAKFQGK from the coding sequence ATGAACGCGATCACCGAACCCACCGATTCCTCCGACCTGCCCGAGCTTCGCATCGAGGGCGCGGTCGCGACCATTCGCCTGCGCCGACCCGCTCAGGCCAACCGCCTGAGCGCCGACGACCTCGAGCGGCTGGCTGCGCTGATCGCCGAGGTCGACGCGCGGCCGGAAGTGCTGGTGCTGCTGTTGCGCGGCAGCGGCAAGTATTTTTGCAGCGGCTACGACATCGGCAGCATCGGCGCAGAGCGCAAGGTCGACTTCGAGGGGGTGGTCGATGCGCTGGAGATGGCGCGTGCAGTCACGGTGGCGGTGCTGCATGGCGGCGTGTATGGCGGCGCGACCGATCTCGCGCTCGCCTGCGATTTCCGTGTCGGGGCCACGGGCATCGACATGTTCATGCCGGCCGCGCGCCTCGGCTTGCACTACTACCGCTCGGGCCTGGAGCGCTACGTGAGCCGCCTCGGCCTGGACAACGCCAAGCTGCTGTTCCTGACGGCGCGCAGGATCGATGCCGTCGAGATGAAGCGCATCGGCTACCTGACGCAGCTCGTCGAGCCCGATCGGCTGGAGGAGGAGATCAGTGCCCTGGTGCGCGACTGCGCATCGATGGCGCCGATCGCGCTGACCGGCATGAAGCATCACCTCAACCGCATCGCGCGCGGCACGCTCGACCCGCAGGCGCTCGACGCGAGCATTCGCAGGGCCTACCTCTCGGAAGATTTGCGCGAGGGGCAATCGGCCTGGGCGCAGAAGCGGGCGGCGAAGTTCCAGGGGAAGTAG
- a CDS encoding iron ABC transporter permease: protein MPLARRTPHRLGDPAIWFFAVLIAVLLLLVANPILRLVWDSFHTAEGQWSLQSYAQALGRSRNLQALLNSLYLGAAVTALALLLGVPLALAVSRTNMPGRGFTHLSVLAAFVMPNFLGAIAWILLAGPNAGWLNRLVVELLGTAKGPFNIFSFWGLAFVIALYTYPLIYVFTKSALDLVSTELEDAASIHGAGKFQTMARVTLPLVLPSIVGAAILIFLEAIALYGTPALIAIPARINLATTQIVSFFQYPLQVERAAAFSMPILLLTIVLLMLQRRLLARRGYVSVSGKGGERRPFDIGLWKWLLLGYSVLVALLTVILPLAILILASLSKAWGRGLSLDNLTLANFHSIFFEQLTVRAAILNTVLYSGATALVCVGMGICIAYATQRRITPFPTFVQFMALAPVAVPGLILAIGLYAAYAGPPFSLYGMGVLIVIAFTTRFLPISVAASSAGVRALNPELEEAVRILGGGRLTVLTQVVAPLLKKTLVGAFILVFVICTKELSTAVFLTGPESRVVSVLTLDLSEQGNYETLAAMGVVLVVIVTIVVGIGMKLAGRDFMLRRS from the coding sequence CTGCCGCTGGCGCGCCGCACGCCGCATCGCCTGGGCGACCCGGCGATCTGGTTCTTCGCCGTGCTGATCGCGGTGCTGTTGCTGCTGGTGGCCAACCCGATCCTGCGGCTGGTGTGGGACAGCTTCCATACCGCCGAGGGCCAATGGTCGCTGCAGAGCTACGCCCAGGCACTCGGCCGCAGCCGCAACCTGCAGGCGCTGCTCAATTCGCTCTATCTCGGCGCGGCGGTCACCGCGCTGGCGTTGCTGCTGGGCGTGCCGCTGGCGCTCGCGGTCTCGCGCACCAACATGCCGGGCCGAGGCTTCACGCACCTGAGCGTGCTCGCGGCCTTCGTGATGCCCAACTTCCTCGGCGCCATCGCCTGGATCCTGCTCGCGGGCCCGAACGCGGGTTGGCTCAACCGACTGGTGGTCGAGCTCCTGGGCACCGCCAAGGGGCCGTTCAACATCTTCAGCTTCTGGGGTCTGGCTTTCGTCATCGCGCTGTACACCTACCCGCTGATCTACGTGTTCACGAAGTCGGCGCTCGACCTGGTGTCGACCGAGCTCGAGGATGCGGCATCGATCCATGGCGCCGGCAAGTTCCAGACCATGGCGCGGGTGACGCTGCCGCTGGTGCTGCCCTCGATCGTGGGCGCGGCGATCCTGATCTTTCTCGAGGCGATCGCGCTCTACGGAACGCCGGCGCTGATCGCCATCCCCGCGCGCATCAACCTCGCGACGACGCAGATCGTCTCGTTCTTCCAGTATCCGCTGCAGGTCGAGCGCGCCGCGGCCTTCTCGATGCCGATCCTGCTGTTGACCATCGTGCTGCTGATGCTGCAGCGCAGGCTGCTCGCGCGTCGCGGCTACGTGTCGGTGTCGGGCAAGGGCGGCGAGCGCCGGCCCTTCGACATCGGCTTGTGGAAGTGGCTGCTGCTGGGCTATTCGGTGCTGGTCGCGCTGCTCACGGTGATCCTGCCGCTGGCCATCCTGATCCTGGCGTCGCTGTCCAAGGCCTGGGGCCGCGGGCTGTCGCTGGACAACCTGACGCTGGCGAACTTCCACAGCATCTTCTTCGAGCAGCTGACCGTGCGCGCGGCCATCCTCAACACCGTGCTGTACTCCGGCGCCACCGCGCTGGTGTGCGTGGGCATGGGCATCTGCATCGCCTACGCCACGCAGCGGCGCATCACGCCTTTTCCCACCTTCGTGCAGTTCATGGCGCTGGCACCGGTGGCCGTGCCGGGGTTGATCCTGGCCATCGGTCTCTATGCGGCTTACGCCGGGCCACCGTTCAGCCTCTATGGCATGGGCGTGCTGATCGTGATCGCCTTCACCACGCGCTTCCTGCCGATCTCGGTGGCGGCGAGTTCGGCCGGCGTGCGCGCACTCAACCCGGAGCTCGAGGAGGCGGTGCGCATCCTCGGTGGCGGGCGCCTCACGGTGCTCACGCAGGTGGTGGCGCCGCTGCTGAAGAAGACGCTGGTGGGAGCCTTCATCCTGGTGTTCGTCATCTGCACGAAGGAGTTGTCGACCGCGGTCTTCCTCACCGGTCCCGAATCGCGCGTGGTATCGGTGCTGACGCTCGACCTCAGCGAACAGGGCAACTACGAGACCCTCGCCGCGATGGGCGTGGTGCTGGTGGTGATCGTGACCATCGTCGTGGGGATCGGCATGAAGCTCGCGGGGCGCGACTTCATGCTGCGCCGCTCCTGA
- a CDS encoding NAD(P)H-dependent oxidoreductase → MHALIVVSHPSPQSLTHAVARAYAEGVAASGEHSTEIADLAAEGFQPAFNQADATAYLLQAPLPADVLREQQRIDRADALVLVYPVYWWSFPGQLKGWIDRVFSNGWAYDERPDGSLGKRLGHLPIHLIGIGGADGGTYARHGYDKAMRTQIDHGIFDFCGAPVRTSEFLVDVNGQGGAAHLVTARGLGSNAFAKEAPQRAATEFAG, encoded by the coding sequence ATGCATGCCCTCATCGTCGTCAGCCATCCCTCCCCGCAGTCGCTCACGCATGCCGTCGCGCGTGCCTATGCCGAGGGCGTGGCGGCCTCCGGCGAGCACAGCACCGAGATCGCCGACCTCGCCGCGGAGGGCTTCCAGCCGGCCTTCAACCAGGCCGACGCCACCGCCTACCTGCTGCAGGCGCCGCTGCCAGCCGACGTGCTGCGCGAGCAGCAGCGCATCGATCGCGCCGACGCGCTGGTGCTCGTCTATCCCGTCTACTGGTGGTCGTTCCCGGGCCAGCTCAAGGGCTGGATCGACCGCGTGTTCTCCAATGGCTGGGCCTACGACGAGCGGCCCGACGGCTCGCTCGGCAAGCGGCTGGGCCACCTCCCGATCCACCTGATCGGCATCGGCGGCGCGGACGGCGGCACCTATGCGCGGCACGGCTACGACAAGGCGATGCGCACGCAGATCGACCACGGCATCTTCGATTTCTGCGGCGCGCCGGTGCGGACCTCGGAGTTCCTGGTCGATGTGAATGGGCAGGGCGGGGCCGCGCACTTGGTCACCGCGCGGGGGCTTGGTAGCAACGCGTTCGCGAAGGAAGCGCCGCAGCGAGCGGCTACCGAGTTCGCAGGCTGA